One candidate division WOR-3 bacterium genomic window carries:
- a CDS encoding dihydrodipicolinate synthase family protein, giving the protein MQLSGSIVALVTPFDKKYRLDLEGLKQNIQYQLANKTNGFVPCGTTGES; this is encoded by the coding sequence ATGCAATTATCTGGTTCAATTGTTGCTTTAGTCACGCCGTTTGATAAAAAATATCGCCTTGATTTAGAAGGTTTAAAACAAAACATCCAATATCAATTAGCAAACAAGACGAATGGTTTTGTACCATGTGGAACAACTGGCGAATC